A portion of the Candidatus Nitrosotenuis aquarius genome contains these proteins:
- a CDS encoding bifunctional 5,10-methylenetetrahydrofolate dehydrogenase/5,10-methenyltetrahydrofolate cyclohydrolase: protein MAGTKIDGLVVSASVREQVKKDAKDLKSNGIEPCLATVLVGDNPASATYVKNKQKACAEVGIRTKDHKLPSTITQAELNSLVDTLNKDPEVHGILVQLPLPPQCNEFETTSRILPAKDVDGLTPQNVGLLTMKKAALKACTPSGIMELFRYYSIPLEGKNIVIINRSNLVGKPLIHLLLEKNATVTIAHSKTKNLADVCKNADIVITGVGDRTKFTLTPEMIKDGAIVIDVATSRLDGKLVGDCDFEKIIQKASFASPVPGGVGPMTIAMLLKNTITAAGHGRN from the coding sequence TTGGCTGGCACAAAAATAGACGGACTAGTAGTCTCTGCATCGGTACGGGAACAGGTCAAAAAGGACGCAAAAGACCTAAAATCCAATGGGATAGAGCCGTGTCTTGCAACAGTTCTCGTTGGCGACAATCCAGCATCTGCCACATATGTGAAAAACAAGCAAAAGGCATGCGCCGAAGTGGGAATTAGGACCAAGGACCACAAGCTGCCATCCACCATTACACAGGCGGAGCTAAACTCGCTAGTCGATACCCTAAACAAAGACCCAGAGGTCCACGGCATACTGGTTCAATTGCCATTGCCTCCACAGTGCAACGAATTTGAGACAACATCTAGGATTTTACCTGCAAAGGATGTGGACGGCCTAACACCACAAAATGTAGGGCTTCTTACAATGAAAAAGGCTGCACTAAAGGCATGTACGCCGTCTGGCATAATGGAGTTATTTCGGTATTATTCAATACCGTTAGAAGGAAAAAACATCGTGATCATTAATCGAAGTAATTTGGTCGGCAAGCCCCTAATTCACTTGCTGCTAGAAAAAAACGCCACAGTCACAATAGCACATTCAAAGACAAAAAACCTGGCAGATGTTTGCAAAAATGCAGACATCGTCATAACAGGTGTTGGTGATAGGACAAAGTTCACGCTGACGCCAGAGATGATAAAAGACGGCGCAATAGTAATTGATGTTGCTACCAGTAGGTTGGATGGCAAGCTAGTCGGCGATTGCGATTTTGAAAAAATAATCCAAAAGGCATCCTTTGCATCACCGGTTCCAGGTGGAGTTGGTCCGATGACTATTGCGATGCTATTAAAAAACACGATAACTGCGGCAGGTCATGGTAGAAACTAA
- a CDS encoding 5-formyltetrahydrofolate cyclo-ligase yields MVETKENLRKQFLEKRDWLSADWIEIASKQIRKNLGKIEQYRKAQTIACYHSTGSEVKTHEIMQEILSHGKTLALPRVEGESLVFCKVEKFEDLEKGEFGIMEPKQYCKTVDRFDLIIVPAVAMTRTGQRLGYGMGFYDRFLAGKKTPTIALAYSKSIAKNIPHENSDVKIDIILTEDEIIHSEKG; encoded by the coding sequence ATGGTAGAAACTAAGGAAAACCTCCGCAAGCAGTTCCTAGAAAAAAGGGATTGGCTCTCAGCGGACTGGATAGAAATCGCAAGCAAGCAAATAAGAAAAAACTTGGGCAAAATAGAGCAATACAGAAAGGCGCAGACCATTGCGTGCTATCATTCTACTGGAAGTGAGGTCAAAACGCACGAAATAATGCAAGAGATTCTCAGTCACGGCAAGACACTTGCGCTTCCTCGCGTAGAGGGGGAAAGTCTGGTTTTCTGCAAGGTAGAAAAATTCGAGGATTTGGAAAAAGGCGAATTTGGCATAATGGAGCCAAAGCAGTATTGCAAAACAGTGGACAGATTTGATCTGATCATAGTTCCTGCAGTCGCAATGACAAGGACAGGCCAAAGGCTAGGATATGGAATGGGGTTCTACGATAGATTCCTTGCCGGCAAAAAAACACCAACAATAGCACTGGCATACTCCAAGTCCATTGCAAAAAACATCCCACACGAAAATTCGGATGTCAAAATAGACATCATACTAACAGAGGATGAAATTATTCACTCAGAGAAAGGCTAG
- a CDS encoding cupin domain-containing protein, whose amino-acid sequence MKIEFDVKKYIEEIKNSDEYFHTFINRENIAAGVLVLEPGEEDTQTPHEADELYYIIKGDGFLQINKKDYAVSDGLAYYVQKNIPHKFHGNKKQLIALYFFSGPDS is encoded by the coding sequence ATGAAAATAGAGTTTGACGTAAAAAAATACATTGAGGAGATAAAAAACTCGGACGAATACTTCCACACATTTATCAACAGAGAAAACATTGCGGCGGGCGTCTTGGTACTCGAACCAGGAGAGGAAGACACGCAGACCCCACACGAGGCAGACGAGCTGTACTATATTATCAAGGGTGATGGGTTTTTACAAATAAACAAAAAAGACTATGCTGTCTCAGACGGCCTTGCATATTATGTGCAAAAAAACATACCACACAAGTTCCATGGCAACAAAAAACAACTGATTGCCTTGTATTTTTTTAGCGGCCCTGATTCCTAG
- the purD gene encoding phosphoribosylamine--glycine ligase — protein sequence MVNVLVVGSGGREHALGWKLAQSKQVDTVFFAPGNGGTQNNIPINPEEIDKLIEFATNNDCFTVVGPEAPLSKGIVDKFTENNLGIFGPTKEAAQLESSKIWAKQFMQRNGIPTAPFGIFDDAKEARQYVESLNYPVVIKADGLAAGKGVIVCDGKQDALTAIDEMLVKNTFGSAGASIVIEKRIDGIEASYIALCDGVTAIPMATSQDHKRIFDDDKGPNTGGMGAYSPTGVITEELAQKIQKNVIEKTIRAMKKEGIPFKGFLYAGIMVKDGELYVLEYNARMGDPECQPIMMRMGSDLYEYLLASYHGTLGLLPQITWKNQTAVCVVLASKGYPDSYPKNETILGLDSVNDNNTMVFHAGTRREDGQVLTNGGRVLGVTALGTTLESAIANAYLAAQKIQWQSKYCRMDIGKKGLAFL from the coding sequence TTGGTTAATGTTTTGGTTGTCGGCTCTGGTGGCAGAGAACACGCACTGGGATGGAAGCTGGCGCAATCAAAACAAGTCGACACGGTTTTCTTTGCACCTGGAAACGGAGGAACACAAAACAACATCCCAATCAATCCAGAAGAAATTGACAAGCTGATCGAGTTTGCAACAAACAATGACTGCTTTACTGTGGTAGGCCCTGAGGCGCCACTATCCAAGGGAATTGTGGATAAATTCACAGAAAACAACCTTGGAATATTTGGCCCAACAAAAGAGGCGGCACAGCTAGAATCCAGCAAAATCTGGGCAAAGCAATTCATGCAAAGAAATGGCATACCTACTGCACCATTTGGAATATTTGATGACGCAAAAGAAGCAAGACAATACGTAGAGTCCCTGAACTATCCTGTAGTCATAAAGGCGGACGGCCTTGCGGCAGGAAAAGGTGTAATTGTCTGTGATGGAAAGCAAGACGCGCTGACTGCAATAGACGAGATGCTAGTCAAAAACACCTTTGGCTCTGCTGGCGCAAGTATTGTAATAGAAAAGAGAATTGACGGAATCGAAGCGTCATACATTGCATTGTGTGACGGCGTAACTGCAATACCTATGGCTACAAGCCAGGACCACAAGAGGATTTTTGATGATGACAAGGGCCCAAACACGGGAGGAATGGGTGCGTACTCGCCTACAGGCGTCATCACAGAAGAGTTGGCACAAAAAATCCAAAAAAACGTAATAGAAAAAACCATACGTGCCATGAAAAAGGAAGGAATTCCATTCAAGGGATTTTTGTATGCTGGAATAATGGTCAAAGACGGCGAGCTGTATGTTCTGGAGTATAATGCAAGAATGGGCGACCCGGAATGCCAGCCGATAATGATGAGAATGGGCTCTGATTTGTACGAATACCTGCTTGCGTCATACCATGGTACACTTGGACTGCTTCCGCAAATTACCTGGAAAAACCAGACAGCAGTATGTGTTGTACTGGCATCAAAGGGCTATCCTGATTCTTATCCAAAAAATGAAACGATTTTGGGCCTTGACTCTGTTAATGACAATAACACCATGGTGTTCCATGCCGGAACACGGCGCGAGGATGGCCAAGTACTGACAAATGGCGGGCGTGTCCTTGGGGTAACAGCACTTGGCACAACGCTAGAGTCGGCAATTGCAAATGCCTATCTGGCTGCACAGAAGATCCAGTGGCAAAGCAAGTACTGCAGAATGGATATTGGCAAAAAAGGCCTAGCCTTTCTCTGA
- a CDS encoding fused MFS/spermidine synthase has protein sequence MWKYVDIGEGEKIFHKIDKCIFSKKTKFQLLEIVKTQEFGNVLFLDGDPQSSESEEHIFNECLVHPSMITNPKPKTVFIGGGGTGLTLREVLRHGSVDRVDIVDIDKEVVDICRSLYNYASESFSDPRTKLYHDDARRFLDQTDSKYDCMFLDTTMPHHDDIAAPLYRKEFFELIKNKLNPSGMFATAANSADYRYSTRFASVVKTLKAVFDYVVPYMAYTPLFGQEWAFALASDTPIPTLNSALVDEKLKQRKCDNLSFYDGLTHQRIFSIDKKTRKVLETKGKILSDSDAIRDKIFVPDVAKSHHFDNFVNLVDLSELAALKVTAQYHKTF, from the coding sequence ATGTGGAAATATGTCGATATTGGGGAAGGGGAAAAAATATTTCACAAAATTGACAAGTGCATATTTTCAAAAAAGACGAAATTTCAATTACTAGAGATAGTCAAAACGCAGGAGTTTGGCAATGTTTTGTTCCTGGATGGCGACCCACAATCTTCCGAATCTGAGGAGCACATCTTCAATGAATGCCTAGTCCATCCATCAATGATCACAAACCCAAAACCAAAAACCGTATTCATCGGCGGAGGGGGGACTGGACTGACATTGCGCGAGGTATTGCGTCATGGCTCTGTTGACCGAGTTGACATTGTGGACATTGACAAAGAGGTAGTTGACATTTGCAGAAGCCTGTACAACTATGCGTCCGAGTCGTTTTCAGATCCGCGCACCAAATTATACCATGATGATGCAAGAAGGTTTCTTGATCAAACTGATTCAAAATATGACTGCATGTTTTTAGATACTACAATGCCTCATCACGACGATATTGCAGCCCCACTGTATCGCAAAGAGTTCTTTGAGCTGATAAAAAACAAGCTAAATCCAAGTGGCATGTTTGCAACTGCGGCAAACTCTGCTGACTATAGGTATTCTACACGCTTTGCGTCTGTTGTAAAAACGCTCAAGGCCGTCTTTGACTATGTAGTCCCTTACATGGCATATACTCCTCTTTTTGGCCAAGAATGGGCGTTTGCACTCGCATCGGACACACCAATTCCTACATTAAATTCGGCACTGGTAGACGAAAAACTAAAACAACGAAAATGCGACAATCTTAGCTTTTATGATGGCCTAACTCACCAGCGAATCTTCTCAATTGACAAGAAAACACGCAAGGTACTGGAAACTAAGGGTAAAATTCTGTCGGATTCTGATGCCATCCGGGACAAAATCTTTGTGCCGGATGTGGCCAAATCTCATCATTTTGATAACTTTGTAAACTTGGTAGATCTATCGGAGCTAGCCGCGCTAAAAGTAACTGCCCAATATCACAAGACTTTTTGA
- the purN gene encoding phosphoribosylglycinamide formyltransferase: MNLGILISGRGSNMEAILKAIKRKKIPINPAIVISNNPDAKGLQIAQKMGVPTEVIPSKGFSGTRGEYDQIIIKTLEKYKVTPKSGLVCLAGFMRIISPEFIAKYKNRILNIHPALLPSFPGLHAQKQALDYGVKYSGCTVHFVDSGVDTGPIILQEIVPIKDDDTEETLSRRILAKEHVAYVKAVRLVAEGKVKISGRKTRNQGR, translated from the coding sequence TTGAACCTAGGAATTTTGATTTCCGGCAGAGGCAGCAACATGGAGGCAATCCTCAAGGCAATAAAAAGAAAAAAGATTCCAATTAACCCTGCCATAGTGATATCGAACAATCCAGACGCAAAGGGGCTCCAAATTGCCCAAAAGATGGGCGTGCCAACAGAGGTGATTCCAAGCAAGGGCTTCTCAGGCACCCGCGGGGAATACGACCAGATAATCATCAAAACCCTAGAAAAGTACAAGGTTACACCAAAATCAGGCCTAGTTTGCCTGGCGGGCTTTATGAGAATAATTAGTCCCGAGTTTATTGCAAAATACAAAAACAGAATCCTCAACATCCATCCCGCATTATTGCCGTCATTTCCAGGACTGCATGCGCAAAAGCAGGCACTAGACTATGGAGTAAAATATTCAGGGTGCACAGTCCACTTTGTAGACTCTGGTGTTGACACTGGTCCCATCATACTGCAGGAAATTGTACCAATCAAGGATGATGACACCGAAGAAACGCTCTCAAGGAGAATATTGGCAAAAGAGCACGTGGCCTATGTCAAGGCAGTAAGGCTTGTTGCAGAAGGCAAAGTCAAGATAAGTGGCAGAAAGACTAGGAATCAGGGCCGCTAA
- a CDS encoding S1C family serine protease, which produces MNSREKVLVCIVGILVVALSVGFVTNFGESKTVLVQSPKPTAPVLDQQEPISAPKLEYAAVSDAQNQKSPLTVLFKKVENSVVQINAKVSTVNTNIIINGSPLESQSSRLGSGFVYDTQGHIITNNHVVSGAQEVDVRFVDGNIYSAKVIGTDPFNDVAVLQITDDFSEETLNPLPLANSAELEVGQQIIAIGNPFGLSNTMTTGIVSQVGRLLPNRDAGYSIPSVIQTDAAINPGNSGGPMLNLDGQVIGINTAIQSTTGEFSGIGFAVPSNTIKRLVPVLIEKGTYIHPWLGVSGTSLTPDIAKLIGLPKNYHGVFVTTVVPDGPADEAGIQEATYNANRELKGGDVIVALDGKVVRDIDDLIIYLAENKSVGDTVSVKINRAGELLEITATLAARPAN; this is translated from the coding sequence ATGAATTCCCGTGAAAAAGTTCTAGTCTGCATAGTAGGAATACTTGTAGTGGCATTGTCTGTTGGGTTTGTCACAAACTTTGGAGAATCAAAGACAGTTCTGGTGCAAAGCCCCAAGCCAACCGCCCCTGTACTTGACCAGCAAGAGCCAATCAGTGCGCCAAAACTAGAATATGCCGCAGTCTCTGACGCTCAAAACCAAAAAAGCCCGCTGACCGTATTGTTCAAAAAAGTAGAAAATTCAGTGGTACAAATAAATGCCAAGGTATCTACTGTTAACACTAATATCATAATTAACGGCTCGCCGCTTGAAAGCCAATCCTCAAGGCTTGGCTCTGGATTTGTCTATGACACACAAGGCCACATCATTACTAATAATCACGTAGTTTCCGGCGCACAAGAGGTGGATGTCAGATTCGTTGACGGAAACATCTATTCTGCCAAGGTTATTGGAACGGATCCGTTCAACGATGTTGCAGTGTTGCAAATAACTGACGATTTCTCTGAAGAAACCCTAAACCCACTGCCTCTTGCAAACTCGGCAGAACTTGAAGTAGGTCAGCAAATAATCGCAATTGGTAATCCATTTGGCCTATCCAACACCATGACTACTGGTATAGTAAGCCAGGTCGGAAGGCTATTGCCAAACCGTGATGCTGGTTATTCAATTCCAAGTGTAATCCAAACCGATGCCGCAATCAATCCTGGCAATTCTGGCGGACCGATGCTGAATCTGGATGGCCAAGTAATCGGTATAAACACGGCAATCCAGTCTACTACTGGCGAGTTTTCAGGAATTGGCTTTGCAGTACCTTCTAATACTATCAAGCGTCTAGTTCCGGTCCTGATAGAAAAAGGAACCTACATTCATCCCTGGCTTGGTGTTTCTGGAACAAGCCTTACGCCAGACATTGCAAAGCTGATTGGACTGCCAAAGAACTATCACGGTGTATTTGTGACTACAGTGGTGCCAGACGGTCCGGCAGACGAGGCCGGAATCCAAGAGGCCACATACAATGCAAACCGCGAGCTAAAGGGCGGTGACGTAATTGTGGCACTGGATGGAAAAGTCGTGCGGGACATTGACGACCTTATCATATATCTAGCGGAAAACAAATCCGTGGGCGATACGGTGTCAGTTAAGATTAATCGTGCAGGGGAGTTGCTGGAAATCACGGCGACCCTTGCCGCAAGACCTGCAAATTAA
- a CDS encoding sensor histidine kinase gives MHPRKAPRETEVDRLLRNAQEDAERLLRHAKEDAERLLKNSQEDAERLLRHAREDVGRLAQDQGAEETIPPNVSIKKDKLYTIGEMSSRLAHDLQNPLTIIKNTIELLNLKNPNLDKKTKESYDRIERAANKMSQQIHDVLDYVRTSNLVMEKTSILTLLKDTISGLSIPTNAKIILPDQNVDIYGDVKQLEIVFSNLILNAVQARDDGGRVMIQASEIDDYTIIDVIDNGRGIEKEHLPRIFEPLFTTKPGGTGLGLASCKSIIENHGGTIECSSIVNKGTVFTIRLPRY, from the coding sequence ATGCATCCTAGGAAGGCCCCAAGGGAAACTGAAGTAGACAGGTTATTGAGAAATGCGCAGGAGGATGCAGAGCGACTGCTAAGGCATGCAAAAGAGGATGCCGAGCGACTATTAAAAAACTCACAAGAAGACGCAGAGAGACTTTTGCGACATGCCAGAGAGGATGTAGGCAGACTAGCACAAGATCAAGGGGCAGAAGAAACCATCCCTCCAAACGTATCAATCAAAAAAGACAAACTATACACAATTGGGGAAATGTCTTCCAGACTAGCGCATGACTTGCAGAATCCACTTACAATAATCAAAAATACCATAGAACTGCTAAATCTCAAAAACCCAAACCTTGACAAAAAAACCAAGGAAAGCTACGACAGAATAGAGAGGGCTGCAAACAAAATGTCACAACAGATCCATGATGTGCTAGACTATGTCAGAACAAGCAACCTTGTAATGGAAAAGACATCGATTCTAACACTACTCAAAGACACAATCTCTGGCCTGAGCATCCCTACCAATGCAAAGATCATTTTGCCAGACCAAAACGTCGACATATACGGAGACGTAAAGCAATTAGAGATAGTATTTTCCAACCTGATTCTAAATGCAGTGCAGGCTAGAGACGACGGCGGCAGAGTAATGATACAGGCATCGGAAATAGACGACTATACTATAATCGACGTAATTGACAATGGCCGTGGAATAGAAAAGGAACACCTGCCAAGAATCTTTGAGCCGTTATTTACCACAAAGCCAGGAGGGACAGGCCTCGGCCTTGCAAGCTGCAAGAGCATAATAGAAAATCACGGTGGCACAATAGAGTGCTCTAGTATAGTAAACAAGGGAACCGTCTTTACTATCAGACTGCCCAGATACTAA
- the ileS gene encoding isoleucine--tRNA ligase produces MLQLDKEFNSKKIEEQIREHLSGLDLQKMLDQTKKGQSLVFIEGPPTMNGIPHAGHLRGRIIKDLWYRYNTLQGHKITFNAGWDTQGLPVELQAEKELGITGGKTEILKSFGIEKLVAECKKLVHKYNEKWIEVDKLLGMSFNQENAYWTYKDEFIEREWQILKKAHEIGVLTEGYRIVAYCPSCQTALSSQEVNQGYEMVQDPSLYYKVKLESEDVFLIVWTTMPFTLVTDAMVGLNPEENYHYVKVENETWVVGEKRLEEFAKEVKIENYQIIKTVKGASFEGKKYIHPLLSEIPKLDELAKNPNYHIAVSEEFVDPSTGSGLVHLAPANGEEDYNIAQKRKVPVFSPIDDEVKFTSDAGKYASMFVRDADRTIVEDIKAKGALVRIGRIKHKYPLCWRSHHPIVWLARREFFYMLDKLDDKAIDAAEKVEYFFDQPKNRFLGIIKEKHPWCISRERFWGCPLPIWNCKCGHVERLFSRKEILDVATDLPDGPNFELHRPWIDRIGIKCKKCGAQMEREKFVLDTWHNSGSAPYSSLSDPEYSKGIPAPFLTEGIDQTRGWAYTLLIENVILNNKPTPPYSAFLFQGHVLDKNGNKMSKSLGNVMDGKELLSKYPVDLIRFYFIWKSSPIEPINFSTDELMSRPYQILNTLYHIHLYYKQNSEYDKFDYNTNTISQAKQKNLLGSPDIWILSKLQRLIKSVQQNNDSCKFHESARTLEDFIINSLSQVYIPITKAELWDEDNSKTDRRFAIYAILHKILKTLDVLIHPLCPYTSEYLYLAVFGKDSILLQSWPAQETDLINDTIEESFDLMKESVSVSSAARMKARLKRRWPLTDAVVCVAPGQKQKLESLSELLLSQMNVESFRTVELQNRTGLELIAEMQDLKLPVKPLVEMDRKKIGPKAKQHMGALLSAFAGTKPEEIVSSLLKSRSHTFDVGSDKITLDIEDFVISFDAQDGYAYSQRDSLIVFIATARNREMMARGLVKDLARRLQTLRKEQGYNPTDVLSCAHILDLDSESLEMAKEKSKDLAFLVRVKSVDFESAPQTKDDDIDGQKIRIWIE; encoded by the coding sequence ATGTTGCAACTAGACAAGGAATTCAATTCCAAAAAAATCGAAGAGCAGATCCGAGAACACTTGTCTGGTCTTGATTTGCAAAAAATGCTAGACCAAACCAAAAAAGGCCAAAGCCTAGTATTCATAGAAGGTCCTCCAACTATGAACGGAATTCCCCATGCGGGACACCTTCGAGGCAGAATAATCAAGGATTTATGGTATCGCTACAACACACTGCAAGGCCACAAAATTACATTCAATGCAGGCTGGGATACTCAGGGACTGCCAGTGGAGCTGCAGGCAGAAAAAGAACTTGGAATCACAGGTGGAAAAACCGAGATCCTCAAGTCATTTGGAATTGAAAAACTGGTAGCAGAATGCAAAAAGCTGGTCCACAAGTACAACGAAAAATGGATCGAAGTAGACAAGCTCCTTGGCATGTCGTTTAACCAAGAAAACGCATACTGGACATACAAGGACGAGTTCATCGAGCGGGAATGGCAGATTCTAAAAAAGGCGCATGAAATCGGCGTACTAACAGAAGGATACAGAATCGTGGCATACTGTCCTAGCTGCCAGACAGCACTGTCTAGCCAGGAGGTAAACCAGGGATATGAAATGGTCCAAGACCCTTCATTATATTACAAAGTCAAGCTGGAATCAGAGGACGTATTTTTGATTGTCTGGACCACAATGCCGTTCACTCTGGTCACTGATGCAATGGTCGGCCTCAACCCAGAAGAGAACTATCACTATGTCAAAGTAGAAAATGAAACTTGGGTCGTAGGGGAAAAAAGACTAGAAGAATTTGCAAAAGAAGTCAAAATTGAAAATTACCAAATAATCAAAACAGTAAAGGGTGCAAGCTTTGAGGGCAAAAAGTACATCCACCCGTTATTATCAGAGATTCCAAAGCTGGACGAGCTTGCAAAAAACCCCAACTATCACATTGCAGTGTCCGAAGAATTTGTGGATCCAAGCACTGGAAGCGGTCTTGTGCACCTGGCTCCCGCAAACGGAGAGGAAGACTACAACATTGCGCAAAAAAGAAAAGTTCCGGTTTTCTCGCCAATTGACGATGAGGTCAAGTTCACGTCAGATGCCGGAAAATACGCATCAATGTTTGTGCGCGATGCGGATAGGACGATAGTGGAAGACATCAAGGCAAAAGGCGCCCTAGTTAGAATAGGTAGAATAAAGCACAAGTATCCGCTTTGCTGGCGATCCCACCACCCAATTGTGTGGCTTGCAAGGCGCGAGTTTTTCTACATGTTGGACAAGCTAGATGACAAGGCAATAGATGCAGCAGAAAAGGTAGAATACTTTTTTGATCAGCCAAAGAACCGATTCCTAGGCATAATAAAAGAAAAACACCCATGGTGTATTTCCCGTGAGAGATTCTGGGGTTGCCCCCTGCCAATATGGAACTGCAAGTGCGGACATGTAGAGCGACTGTTCTCAAGAAAAGAGATCCTAGATGTCGCAACCGACCTTCCAGACGGACCGAACTTTGAGCTGCACAGACCATGGATCGATAGAATAGGAATAAAGTGCAAAAAGTGTGGAGCCCAGATGGAGCGAGAAAAATTTGTCCTAGACACCTGGCACAATAGTGGCTCTGCCCCATATTCATCATTATCAGATCCTGAATATTCCAAGGGAATTCCAGCGCCGTTTCTAACAGAGGGAATTGACCAGACAAGAGGTTGGGCATACACATTGTTAATTGAAAACGTGATTCTCAACAACAAGCCGACACCGCCATATTCTGCCTTCTTGTTCCAGGGACATGTCCTAGACAAAAATGGAAACAAGATGAGTAAAAGCCTCGGAAATGTAATGGACGGCAAAGAATTATTATCAAAATATCCAGTGGACTTGATTAGATTCTATTTCATCTGGAAGTCAAGTCCCATTGAGCCAATCAATTTCAGCACGGATGAGCTCATGTCGCGGCCATACCAAATCCTAAACACGCTATACCACATTCACCTGTATTACAAGCAAAACAGTGAATACGACAAGTTCGACTATAACACCAACACAATATCGCAGGCAAAGCAAAAGAACCTGCTGGGCTCGCCAGACATTTGGATTTTATCCAAGCTGCAAAGACTCATCAAGTCAGTACAACAAAACAATGATTCCTGCAAATTTCACGAGTCCGCTCGCACACTGGAAGACTTTATCATAAATTCGCTAAGCCAGGTGTACATCCCAATCACAAAGGCAGAGCTGTGGGATGAGGATAATTCCAAGACAGACAGGCGATTTGCAATTTATGCAATTTTGCACAAGATTCTCAAAACACTTGATGTTCTGATCCACCCACTTTGCCCCTACACCAGTGAATACCTGTATCTTGCAGTGTTTGGCAAAGACAGCATTTTGCTGCAGAGCTGGCCTGCACAGGAAACAGATCTGATCAACGACACCATTGAAGAATCATTTGATTTGATGAAAGAGTCCGTGTCAGTATCGTCAGCTGCCAGAATGAAGGCAAGGCTCAAGCGACGATGGCCATTAACAGACGCAGTCGTTTGTGTCGCACCTGGACAAAAGCAAAAGCTGGAATCACTATCGGAGTTGTTATTGTCACAGATGAATGTAGAGTCATTTCGGACAGTAGAGCTGCAAAACAGGACAGGCCTAGAATTGATTGCTGAAATGCAAGACTTGAAGCTTCCAGTAAAACCCCTAGTGGAAATGGACAGAAAGAAGATTGGTCCCAAGGCAAAGCAACACATGGGTGCATTATTGTCTGCATTTGCAGGCACAAAGCCAGAGGAAATCGTATCAAGCCTGCTCAAATCAAGGTCCCATACATTTGATGTCGGCTCTGACAAAATTACGCTGGACATAGAAGACTTTGTGATATCATTTGATGCCCAGGACGGATATGCGTATTCTCAGCGCGACTCGCTAATTGTGTTCATAGCTACTGCCAGAAACCGCGAAATGATGGCTCGCGGACTAGTAAAGGATTTGGCAAGAAGACTGCAGACATTGCGCAAAGAGCAAGGCTACAATCCAACAGATGTTTTGAGCTGCGCCCACATTTTGGACCTGGATTCAGAGTCTCTAGAAATGGCTAAAGAAAAATCCAAGGACTTGGCTTTTTTGGTTCGGGTAAAATCAGTTGATTTTGAGTCAGCCCCGCAAACAAAAGACGACGACATTGATGGTCAAAAAATCCGAATCTGGATAGAGTAG